Below is a window of Lujinxingia litoralis DNA.
CCGCTCAAGGCAAACACAACGAGGCCTCCGAGCTTCTTGCCGCCCTTCCAGACACCTCCCACTCCCTGGAGTACCTGATGGTGCTTGGCGACATCGCCGCCCATCAGGACCATCCGGCCCGAGCAGCTGACGCCTTCGAGCAGGTCCTCGATCGCGAACCCAATCATAGCAATGCGCTTCTGGGAGCAGCCCGCGCGCATCTGGCCATGCACCAGCCTGCCCGCGCTCACCCCCTCTTGCTACGCGCCTGCTCCCTTCCCGAAGGCCAGAATAACGCGGAGATCCACAGCCTCATCGCCCGCACTTACGCACAGGTCGGCGACCATGAGCGTGCGCTCGCGAGTTTTGAAGCGGCCCTGGAACGCGACCCAACTCGTGTGGAGGCACACCGGGGAGCCGGCAAGAGCGCCCTGGAGCTAAAGCGCTACGAACGTGCCAGAGAGCACTTCGAAATGGCGCTCGCTCACGGCGACGCGGAACGCAAAGAACGACCCGAGCAACGCGCCGAGCTTCTCTACGGGCTGGGGCGTTGTCGGCTCCACACCGGTGATCTCCTTGGCGCGCGTCATCTTCTCGACGAAGCGCTCTTACTCAGTACGCACCACCGCGCATCCTACCTTCATGCGCTGGCCGAGGTGGCGCTTCAACTCGGTGATGCTGCCGAGGCGGTGATCACTCTGGACAACGCCTTACGCGCACACCCCACCTCCGCGCTCCGAGAGACCCTGGAGTATACCCGCACAGAAGCGCTCCGAGTTCTCCGCCCCTCCTGGCAACCTCCCTCCGACACCTCCAGTGCCGCCGAACTCGTGGCCGCCCTCGAGGCCCTGCTTCACACCTACGCCGCCGATGCTCGCCTCGCCACACGAAGCGCCCGGCTGCGCGAGCTTCTCGACCATCTCAACGCCCCGCTCTCGGTGGCGATCGTGGGCGAATTCAACGCCGGCAAATCGACCCTGGTCAACGCGTTGTTGGGTGAGGAAGTCGTACCCATGGGCGTCCTCCCCACCACCGCCCACGCCTGCATCATGCGCTACGGCCCCCGCGCCGGCGCTCGCATCGTCTACGAAGACGGGCACCAACGCGACGTTGACTTCGACGGCGCCCGCGAGCACATGCGCCGGGAACCCGAAGCGATCGCGCGTCTGGACTACGCCTACCCCCACCCCGAGCTCCGCTCGCTCAACTTCTGGGACACCCCCGGCTTTAACGCTCTGGACCCTCGCCACGAAACCCTTGCCGAAGACGCGCTGAGTCAGGCGGAAGCCATCATCTGGCTTTTGGACGCCAACCAGGCCCTCTCCGACACCGAGTTCGAACGTCTGGAGAGCATCCCTCGCGCCTCCGAACGCCTGCTGATCGTGCTCAATAAAATCGATCGACTGGGCCCTGAAGGCGCGCGCCAGGAGGCACTTGACGAGATCATCGAGCATATCGAAGACCACGTCGGTGACGACTCCCTGGGGATCTTCCCCATCTCGGCCCTCGAAGCCCTGCGGGCTCGAAGCTCCACCACGACAATACCGCCGGCATTTGAAGCACTCCTCGACATCATCGATCGACGCCTGGTGCAACGCTCAACCCAGATCAAAGTCTCGGCCGCCCACGCCGCGCTTCGAGAGTGGCTCGACGAACTCGAGCACTTTAGGAGCCAGCTCGATCAGGACTATGCCGCCCATGAGCGCACCCTTGAGGAACTCCGCACCGCCCTGGCCCGACGCGCGCCCTCCCCGACCACCCGCGCCGCGTCCGTGGCCGAAGCGCTCATCGATCAGCTCGATTTTGTCGTCGTCGGCATCGAGCGCGAATTCAGCGAAGCCCTGCGCCCCGGTGGTCGTATCTTTACGCGCCAGCGCCTCGAAGATGAAGATCGAGACTTCATCACCGAACTCTTCAGCCAACGCGTAGACGACCTCCTCGATCGCACCATGGGCCGCCTCCTTCAGGACATCGAAGCACGCGAAAGCACCATCGCCGCCGACATCACCCCGCTGCTCGCGAGCCTCAACCTCTCCGAGGCACGCGCGCTACGCCGCCGCCTTGACGGGTTCTTCGACACGTCTCGCGCACTCAAGCTGGCGCTTCGCGATCGCGTCTTTGGTCAGTGGCGCGCGCGCACCCAGGGGCAGCTGCGTGCCGCCAACGCTACGGTCTTCGACGCGCTTGTAGAACTCCCTGCCGAAGACGTGGCCCTGCGACGCGATAAACTCCGCGAACTCATCCCCCGCGTCGACCAGCGATTTACCGCCCCGCTGACCGATTGGCTGGAGGAATTTTCTCTTGCCGAAGCACGCTTTTGCGATAGGCTCCGGCGCGATCTTGCCGCGTTGCGGCTTGAGGCATCTCACCGCTACAACCTGACCTCTTCGGCCTCATCCCCATGACCTTCCCAACTGCTGCGACGCGCACCCTGGTCTTTCTCTCTACCTGCGTGTTCCTCGCCATGGCGAGCTGCGCCGATGAAGCCAACGAGCCCGCCTCCGACGATGCCGGCTCCGATGCCACCCAGGCTCAAACGAGCGATGAGCAGGCCATGGCGCCCCTCGACTTCGAGAGCGCCGAGCCCGCCGAAGAGCACGTGGCCACGTCGACGAAACGTGGAACGATTGCGGCTCTGCCTCCCCTCTCAGTCGAGTCCTTTTTACCGCGGGCCGACGTCCAGGAGTTCATCCCCGATACGCCGCTCGACATCGCGCCTCTGCCCGGTCAACGCGTTGGCGCCGACTATAACGCCCTCCGCTACTCCCCACGTGAAGCCAATGCTTTTGGCATCGCGCTTCAGGTCTGGCGCACAGACACACCCGAAGCGGCTCGCGAGCGCGTCGAGACGATGCGCGAGCAATTCCTCAACACTGCCGAGCTCTCCGAGAGCTCACATAGCGATGCCGCCTTCACCTCTGAACGCGCGGGCATTCGCACGATCGTCTTCCCCTCTGCTGAACGTTCCTACGCGTTTGCCTTAAGTTGTGGGCTGGATCATTGCCGCAACTGGCGTCCGCTGATCAAACTCAGCGAAACGATCGCCTCGCGACAATAATCTCTTTAAAATCAAGCACCTGAAAGACGCGCAAAAGACCTGTTCAGCCCTGATGTGCGTCGAGATGTTCCAGGATCAGCGCACTCACTTCCTCAGCCTTATCTCGCTGCACCCAGTGGCTCGCGCCCTCCACACGCCGCACCTCCGAGCGCGCGCCGTACGCCAGCGAGGGCGCAATCAGACTCTGGTGCAGCGCGCTGTCTTTGGTGCCCCAGATCAATCGCAGCGGCACGTCGACCAGGGCTACCTTCGGCTCCCGCAACGAGAGCCCTGCGGCCCGATACCAGCTCAACATCGCCGTCAATGCTCCCGGCTGCGCCCAGACCTTCTGATACAGCGCGACCTCATCACGCGAAAAGGCCCCCCGGCGCGCTTCGCCCACCAGCGCGCCCCGCAACGCCCTGAAATGTCGGGCTGAAAGAAGACGCTCGGCCAGCCCCGGCACCTGAAAAAGCACCATGTACCAGCTGCGCCAGAACTGATTGGGATTGGACCACAACGCCCGGGCCAACACCCTCAGTGGCGGACAATTCAGCACGCACGCCGAGTAAAGACGATCGGGGCGATGCTCCGCCAACCACCAGGTCAGCGCCCCACCCCAGTCATGCCCTACAATATGGGCTCGCTCTACGCCGATCGCCTCCAGAATCCCCAGCACATCATCGGCCAGCGCCTCCAGACGATAGTCCGAAGTGCTCCGGGGCTTATCACTGCGATCGTAGCCGCGCTGGTTCGGGGCAATCACCCGGTATCCGGCCGTAGCCAACGCTTCGATCTGACGCGCCCACCCCATCCAGGTGTCCGGAAAACCGTGCAATAAGAGCACGACCGGACCATCTTCGGGGCCCGCCACCGCCACGTGCAGCTCCACCTCCGGACCGGTGTAGGCATAGAAGCTCACGTGCTCCTCCAGCCCCACCGCGCGGGCCTGATCACGGTAGTAGTTTCGATTCGCGTGCAGAATCAACGTATTAAAAAGCGGCTTCATAAGGTCTCACAGAGCATCAAGAGCAACCCGGGCACCATCGCCTATCGCGGCGAGCCACTCTAACGAGGAGGCCTTACAGAGCAAAGCCGACGGCGCGGTTGCCGGCGGCTTTACGGATCTCTGCGGAAGTTCCCTGCGCTCATCCAGGGGGTTCAGCCGGCGGCTTCCAGCTCCCCGGACGCCCGCATCGCCAGGAGAATCTCGCGGGCGCGATGCACTTTGATCTCCCCATCCTCAATCAGACGCTCCACCACCCGATCGAGCTCTTCGGGTTTGGCTCCGGCGGTCGCTGCCACACTGCGAGCATGCAGCGACATATGCCCCCGCTGAATGCCCTCGGTCGCCAGCGCCTTGAGCGCCCCCATATTCTGGGCCAGTCCCACCGCCCCCATCACCTCGGCCAGCTCCGCAGCGCCTTCGATACGAAGGATCTTGTGCGCCAGCTGCACCGTCGGGTGCAGGCGAATCGGTCCCCCGACCGTGCCCACCTGAATCGGGATCTCCAACACGCCCACCAGCGCCTCGCCCTCAATGCGCCAGATCGCCATGGGGCGGTAGCGACCGTCGCGCGCGCAATACGCATGGGCCCCGGCCTCCAGCGCGCGCCAGTCGTTCCCGGTCGCGATGCACACCGCACCGATGCCGTTCATGATGCCTTTGTTGTGGGTCGCCGCCCGGTAGGGGTCGACCTCGGCGAACTCACTGGCCAACACGATGCCCTCGGCCACCTCGCGTCCGCTGAACTCCTTCCAGGCCAGCTCGCTAAAGGGTATCCGGCAACTCGCCCGTACTTTGCGCCGATCGGCCAGGTTGCTCAGAATGCGCAAAAAGACGCGACCGCCGCTGAGCTCCTCGATGCGCGGAGCCATCCCCTCGGCCACCGAGTTGATCGCGTTGGCCCCCATCGCATCGCAGCAGTCAATGAACAGGTGCACCACCAGCATCCGCTGGTAATTCCCCTCATCGATCAGGCGCACCTCCAGACCGGTGACGCCGCCGCCACGCGCCGCCATATTGGGCTGAAGCGCATTGGCCGCCGCCACCAGCTCGTCGCGATGCGCTTCGATGGCCGCCCGCGCGGCCTCCCAATCTTCGCAGCCCACCACCTGCACCTGGCCGATCATCACGTTGCCTTCGGCGCGGGCTTCAAACCCTCCCGCACCACGCGCGATCTTGGCCACATGGCTCACCGCTGCGATGATGCTCGGCTCTTCCACGGCCATCGGCACCAGATAGTCCCGACCGTTGACCTTAAAGTTCAGCCCCAGGCCCAGCGGCAGCTCCAACACGCCGATGGCATTTTCCACCATCTGGTTGGCCATCTGCGCATCAAGTCCGCCACCGTGACTGCGCAGCAGCGCGGCATCCTGAGCATCGATCACGCCGCGCTCCACCAGAAGATCGACCCGCTCTCGGGTGCTCATCCGATAAAACCCGGCGATGCGGCTGCTGGGCCGCTCGCTCTCATCGTGGTGTTTCACTTCGCTATCACGTTGCTGCTGGCGAGTCTCCAACATCGCTCGCTCCCATCCAAGAGGTCATCCAACCGGGGCTCCACACATACGCGGAGTGCTGACCGATGAACCTTCGACGCGCACTCCGTCCAGGGCAAACCCCAATCGACGAACGGTCGCATTCGCCGATGAACGGTTGGCGCGCACCTTAAACGGTCGCCTGCCCGGCAAGGCCTACCTACGACCTCACCCAGACTCGCTCCTCTTCAACCACCACCTCGTAAACGTTCACAGGCGCCGCGCGGTGATCGCAGCGCCCCGTCTCCAGATCAAAGGCGTATTGATGATGAGGGCAGATGATCTTCCCGTCGAAAATCACCCCGTAGGCCATTGAGCGGTTCTTATGCGGACAGAGCTCATCGACCGCCCGCACTCGCTCCCCATCCCAACACAGGAGCACCGAGCGGCCGGCCACGTTCACGCGCGTGGGCATGACCTTGCCAACCTGGTCGAGGCCGCAGACCTCTTCAAACCCCTGCGCTTCAAGCTCTTCGC
It encodes the following:
- a CDS encoding tetratricopeptide repeat protein, with the protein product MSFLDKIGARVGDFLGEVLLPEDVRLLHERAREAMDRQEYVRAQHLLDEALRRRPDIERTHHLMGLCLAHRQEYSAAIAAFERALHLREEPSTHLHLGLTLERLARNREAQLQFQRALSSGEELPFAFDLHFGLGRVFLEQGRPDKAARELRRALRLAPDQTEASVVLARALTAQGKHNEASELLAALPDTSHSLEYLMVLGDIAAHQDHPARAADAFEQVLDREPNHSNALLGAARAHLAMHQPARAHPLLLRACSLPEGQNNAEIHSLIARTYAQVGDHERALASFEAALERDPTRVEAHRGAGKSALELKRYERAREHFEMALAHGDAERKERPEQRAELLYGLGRCRLHTGDLLGARHLLDEALLLSTHHRASYLHALAEVALQLGDAAEAVITLDNALRAHPTSALRETLEYTRTEALRVLRPSWQPPSDTSSAAELVAALEALLHTYAADARLATRSARLRELLDHLNAPLSVAIVGEFNAGKSTLVNALLGEEVVPMGVLPTTAHACIMRYGPRAGARIVYEDGHQRDVDFDGAREHMRREPEAIARLDYAYPHPELRSLNFWDTPGFNALDPRHETLAEDALSQAEAIIWLLDANQALSDTEFERLESIPRASERLLIVLNKIDRLGPEGARQEALDEIIEHIEDHVGDDSLGIFPISALEALRARSSTTTIPPAFEALLDIIDRRLVQRSTQIKVSAAHAALREWLDELEHFRSQLDQDYAAHERTLEELRTALARRAPSPTTRAASVAEALIDQLDFVVVGIEREFSEALRPGGRIFTRQRLEDEDRDFITELFSQRVDDLLDRTMGRLLQDIEARESTIAADITPLLASLNLSEARALRRRLDGFFDTSRALKLALRDRVFGQWRARTQGQLRAANATVFDALVELPAEDVALRRDKLRELIPRVDQRFTAPLTDWLEEFSLAEARFCDRLRRDLAALRLEASHRYNLTSSASSP
- a CDS encoding alpha/beta fold hydrolase, which encodes MKPLFNTLILHANRNYYRDQARAVGLEEHVSFYAYTGPEVELHVAVAGPEDGPVVLLLHGFPDTWMGWARQIEALATAGYRVIAPNQRGYDRSDKPRSTSDYRLEALADDVLGILEAIGVERAHIVGHDWGGALTWWLAEHRPDRLYSACVLNCPPLRVLARALWSNPNQFWRSWYMVLFQVPGLAERLLSARHFRALRGALVGEARRGAFSRDEVALYQKVWAQPGALTAMLSWYRAAGLSLREPKVALVDVPLRLIWGTKDSALHQSLIAPSLAYGARSEVRRVEGASHWVQRDKAEEVSALILEHLDAHQG
- a CDS encoding hydroxymethylglutaryl-CoA reductase, degradative, which translates into the protein MLETRQQQRDSEVKHHDESERPSSRIAGFYRMSTRERVDLLVERGVIDAQDAALLRSHGGGLDAQMANQMVENAIGVLELPLGLGLNFKVNGRDYLVPMAVEEPSIIAAVSHVAKIARGAGGFEARAEGNVMIGQVQVVGCEDWEAARAAIEAHRDELVAAANALQPNMAARGGGVTGLEVRLIDEGNYQRMLVVHLFIDCCDAMGANAINSVAEGMAPRIEELSGGRVFLRILSNLADRRKVRASCRIPFSELAWKEFSGREVAEGIVLASEFAEVDPYRAATHNKGIMNGIGAVCIATGNDWRALEAGAHAYCARDGRYRPMAIWRIEGEALVGVLEIPIQVGTVGGPIRLHPTVQLAHKILRIEGAAELAEVMGAVGLAQNMGALKALATEGIQRGHMSLHARSVAATAGAKPEELDRVVERLIEDGEIKVHRAREILLAMRASGELEAAG
- a CDS encoding Rieske (2Fe-2S) protein — its product is MATREELEAQGFEEVCGLDQVGKVMPTRVNVAGRSVLLCWDGERVRAVDELCPHKNRSMAYGVIFDGKIICPHHQYAFDLETGRCDHRAAPVNVYEVVVEEERVWVRS